In Kangiella profundi, one DNA window encodes the following:
- a CDS encoding DUF58 domain-containing protein — protein MKIVSAIEQKFFSWVDKRSPEQQEVHLRQRNIYILPTRYGWLMLMILILILVASTNYQNNMGFMAGFILLAIGMLSVFYTYRNVRGLKIRALKPQSVYVGQECSFPFEFNNPSESYRSSIGIGLSKKQVEYFDVESRAKAVFHIKIKANKRGLLKPQRFVCTSIFPFGIFQVWSWFKPNHVALIYPKPIECPQILAPQSHGQEEGAFAQKGSEDFHSLRDYQSGDPIKQVMWKAFARERGLLTKEFEELVGEQHLLTWESVSQYDKELAISYLTDAVIKAEQAGNLYGLELPKVRIEKGQGAEHLHQCLSALALME, from the coding sequence ATGAAAATTGTCAGTGCCATAGAACAGAAATTCTTTAGCTGGGTGGATAAGAGAAGCCCTGAGCAGCAGGAAGTTCATCTTCGCCAAAGAAACATCTATATTTTACCTACCCGTTACGGTTGGCTGATGTTGATGATTCTGATTCTGATATTGGTCGCCTCAACAAATTATCAGAACAACATGGGGTTTATGGCAGGCTTTATTCTGTTGGCGATCGGTATGCTGTCGGTTTTCTATACCTATAGGAATGTACGAGGCCTCAAGATTAGAGCCTTAAAACCGCAGTCGGTATATGTTGGACAGGAGTGCTCATTTCCTTTTGAGTTTAATAATCCATCTGAGAGTTACCGCTCTTCAATAGGTATTGGCCTAAGCAAGAAACAGGTTGAGTACTTTGACGTTGAGTCTCGTGCCAAGGCTGTCTTTCACATCAAAATCAAGGCCAATAAACGTGGGCTGTTAAAACCACAGCGATTCGTCTGTACCAGTATTTTTCCATTTGGAATCTTTCAGGTCTGGTCCTGGTTTAAACCGAATCATGTTGCATTAATTTATCCTAAACCCATCGAATGTCCGCAGATCCTGGCACCACAGTCACATGGACAGGAAGAGGGTGCCTTTGCCCAAAAAGGATCAGAGGACTTTCATAGTCTACGGGATTATCAATCAGGCGATCCAATCAAGCAGGTAATGTGGAAGGCGTTCGCCCGTGAGCGTGGTTTATTAACGAAGGAATTCGAAGAGCTTGTCGGTGAGCAGCACCTTCTGACCTGGGAAAGTGTCAGTCAATACGATAAAGAGTTAGCAATATCATATTTGACCGATGCGGTTATTAAAGCCGAGCAGGCAGGGAATTTGTATGGCCTGGAATTACCCAAAGTTAGAATTGAAAAAGGACAAGGTGCTGAACATTTGCATCAATGTCTAAGTGCTCTGGCTTTGATGGAGTAG
- a CDS encoding AAA family ATPase → MHKKLNPVLDQLNKVVLGKPHQVKLAVACLLAKGHLLIEDLPGMGKTTLGQAIARVFGLEFQRVQFTSDILPGDIVGANIYDREKGSFEFHPGPVFSQLVLADEINRATPKAQSALLEAMEEQQVTIEGKTYPLPQPFFVIATQNPSYQIGTYSLPESQLDRFLFRIQLGYPEAGFEKVLLRGESGRVQMNKIETLLELNELMEIQKSVQTITISDHLLSYVMELINATRQSPDFAHGLSPRGGLALIGAAKAWAFLDERDYVLPEDIQKVFVPTVAHRLQSVKTSSEKIEVLVEQIIQDTPVPA, encoded by the coding sequence ATGCATAAAAAGTTGAATCCTGTCCTTGACCAGCTTAACAAAGTCGTTTTAGGCAAGCCTCATCAAGTCAAACTGGCCGTTGCCTGCTTATTAGCCAAGGGGCACCTGCTGATTGAAGATTTGCCCGGCATGGGTAAGACAACACTGGGGCAGGCGATAGCTAGAGTTTTTGGTCTGGAGTTTCAACGGGTTCAGTTCACCAGTGATATTTTGCCCGGAGATATCGTAGGTGCCAATATTTATGATCGTGAGAAAGGTAGCTTTGAGTTTCATCCTGGACCAGTTTTCTCGCAGCTGGTTCTGGCAGATGAAATTAACCGGGCAACTCCTAAAGCTCAGAGTGCTTTACTGGAGGCCATGGAAGAACAGCAGGTTACGATTGAAGGAAAAACTTACCCATTACCACAGCCTTTCTTTGTGATTGCTACTCAGAATCCTTCCTATCAGATTGGCACTTACTCTTTACCTGAGTCGCAGCTGGATCGTTTCCTGTTTCGTATTCAACTGGGTTATCCAGAAGCGGGCTTTGAAAAAGTCTTGCTTCGTGGAGAATCAGGGCGAGTACAAATGAATAAGATTGAGACTCTGCTTGAACTTAATGAGCTGATGGAGATTCAGAAATCTGTTCAAACCATAACAATCAGTGATCACTTATTAAGTTATGTGATGGAGCTGATAAATGCTACTCGGCAAAGTCCTGACTTTGCGCACGGTCTTTCGCCTCGTGGAGGGCTTGCGCTGATTGGAGCTGCAAAGGCCTGGGCTTTTCTTGATGAAAGGGATTATGTTCTACCTGAAGATATACAGAAAGTTTTTGTGCCTACCGTTGCTCATCGCCTGCAGTCAGTGAAAACTTCCAGCGAGAAAATTGAAGTACTGGTTGAGCAAATAATTCAAGATACACCAGTACCAGCATAA
- a CDS encoding porin family protein, giving the protein MKKALFLALMSTIGLSAQANDKLSYDYWQFGYIHSEGELTSDKTGFKIDLVGSFNESTYLRYIAQEQTADIWTDNVAGEVTAKEYSVALGWHTPMGRSTDFFAEVGYLKQDAEGIIPGDTYGNDEDGYLANIGIRSRFAANWEYTVFAGYRDIDFSPYVDEVNHEDDNDSVYGLETRYYFSKLWSVGIAVSEEATGLTSGLNLRFTP; this is encoded by the coding sequence ATGAAAAAAGCATTATTCTTAGCACTTATGAGCACTATTGGCTTATCTGCGCAAGCCAACGACAAACTTAGCTATGATTACTGGCAGTTTGGCTATATTCACAGTGAAGGTGAACTTACTAGCGATAAAACCGGGTTTAAGATTGATCTGGTTGGTAGTTTCAATGAGTCTACATACCTGCGATATATAGCCCAAGAACAAACGGCTGATATCTGGACAGACAATGTCGCAGGAGAAGTCACAGCCAAAGAATATTCCGTTGCTTTAGGTTGGCATACACCAATGGGGAGAAGTACAGACTTCTTTGCTGAAGTTGGCTATCTCAAGCAAGACGCTGAAGGAATAATACCAGGCGATACCTACGGTAATGATGAAGATGGCTACTTAGCCAACATTGGTATTCGTAGTAGATTTGCTGCCAATTGGGAGTATACAGTTTTTGCCGGATATCGTGATATTGATTTTTCTCCTTATGTTGACGAAGTTAACCATGAAGATGATAACGATTCAGTCTATGGTTTAGAAACTCGCTATTACTTCTCTAAGTTGTGGTCCGTAGGTATTGCAGTTTCTGAAGAGGCAACAGGCCTTACATCTGGACTAAACTTAAGGTTTACGCCTTAA
- the fadJ gene encoding fatty acid oxidation complex subunit alpha FadJ: MSESIFELNMQDDGIAVITIDLPGEAQNVLKPEFGEQVGEILEKLSDDISVKGVIIRSGKAGSFIAGADITVLNSVNTAEEAEEIAKTGQRLFTQLEKFKVPIVAAIDGACLGGGLELALACHGRVASDSPKTKLGLPEVQLGLLPGSGGTQRLPRLVGIPSALDMMLTGKQLFPKQAKKLGLVDEIVPAANLMKAATKRLHDLRKDRSKKKPWTYYLSLAGIKELLLEANPLGRNLVFNQARKTVDSKTKGNYPAPHKIIECVEKGYSQGFDAGLAIEAKNFGQLVVTPEAKALISIFFATTELKKDKGVDADVEAVQVDKVGVLGGGLMGSGIAYVSVDKAGKQVRVKDVSSKGINGALNYSWKIISKKMKRRIISPSDARNTMSYLTGSTDYKGFKDCDMVIEAVFEDLELKHQMVKDVEENCSEKTIFATNTSSIPISKIAEGAKRPEQVVGLHYFSPVEKMPLLEIIKTEKTADWVIATCVALGKEQGKTPIVVNDGAGFYVNRILAPYVNEAGILLSEGVAIETLDKAMVKAGFPVGPITLLDEVGIDVATKVAPILQDAFGDRMEPPKAFSKLLDDDRKGRKNNRGFYQYPAKGKKKQVDESVYHVLGVEPGKEVSSAEIAERGILLMANEAARCLNEGIIRSARDGDVGAIFGIGFPPFHGGPFRYMDKRGVATIVDRLKHYQNLYGERFKPADVLVKMKENQESFY, from the coding sequence ATGTCTGAGTCAATTTTTGAACTGAACATGCAAGATGATGGCATTGCCGTCATTACAATCGATCTGCCAGGCGAAGCTCAGAATGTTTTGAAACCTGAGTTCGGCGAGCAGGTTGGAGAGATTCTTGAGAAGCTATCTGATGATATCAGTGTTAAAGGTGTCATCATTCGCAGCGGAAAAGCGGGTAGTTTTATTGCCGGAGCTGATATCACAGTACTCAATAGTGTTAATACAGCTGAAGAGGCTGAAGAGATCGCTAAAACAGGCCAGAGACTATTTACCCAACTGGAAAAGTTCAAGGTGCCGATTGTTGCAGCGATTGATGGTGCCTGTCTGGGCGGTGGTCTTGAGCTTGCTCTTGCTTGTCACGGCCGTGTGGCAAGTGACAGTCCCAAAACGAAACTGGGGCTGCCGGAAGTTCAGTTAGGCTTACTGCCAGGAAGCGGCGGCACTCAGCGTTTACCAAGACTTGTGGGTATTCCATCAGCTTTGGACATGATGCTAACAGGTAAGCAGCTTTTCCCTAAACAGGCTAAGAAGTTAGGTCTGGTTGATGAGATTGTGCCCGCTGCAAATTTAATGAAGGCAGCCACCAAGCGACTTCATGATTTACGCAAAGACCGCTCCAAGAAAAAACCATGGACTTATTATCTTTCTTTGGCCGGTATTAAAGAGTTATTACTGGAAGCTAATCCTCTAGGTCGAAACCTGGTGTTCAATCAGGCACGTAAAACCGTGGATAGTAAAACTAAAGGTAATTATCCAGCCCCTCATAAAATTATAGAGTGCGTTGAAAAGGGTTATAGCCAAGGCTTTGATGCAGGGCTTGCTATTGAAGCCAAGAACTTTGGCCAGCTGGTGGTGACACCTGAAGCCAAAGCGCTAATCAGCATTTTCTTTGCAACCACTGAGCTCAAGAAAGACAAGGGCGTTGACGCTGATGTTGAGGCAGTACAGGTTGATAAAGTTGGTGTCTTAGGCGGTGGCTTAATGGGTTCAGGGATCGCCTATGTTTCCGTAGACAAAGCAGGCAAGCAAGTACGCGTTAAGGATGTTAGTTCAAAAGGCATTAATGGTGCCCTCAACTACAGCTGGAAAATCATCAGCAAGAAAATGAAGCGTCGTATTATTTCACCCAGCGATGCACGAAATACTATGTCGTACCTGACCGGTTCAACGGATTACAAAGGATTTAAAGATTGCGACATGGTGATCGAGGCGGTATTTGAAGATTTAGAACTGAAACATCAGATGGTAAAAGATGTTGAGGAGAACTGCTCTGAGAAAACGATCTTTGCCACCAATACTTCTTCAATTCCAATCAGTAAAATCGCTGAGGGTGCCAAGCGTCCTGAGCAGGTAGTGGGATTACATTATTTTTCACCTGTAGAAAAAATGCCGTTGCTTGAAATCATTAAGACAGAAAAGACCGCGGACTGGGTGATAGCAACCTGTGTTGCCTTAGGTAAAGAACAGGGCAAGACGCCAATAGTGGTTAATGATGGTGCTGGTTTTTATGTTAATCGTATTTTGGCGCCTTATGTTAATGAAGCAGGTATTCTTCTGAGTGAAGGCGTAGCTATTGAAACGCTTGATAAAGCGATGGTTAAAGCTGGCTTCCCAGTTGGCCCAATAACCTTGCTGGATGAAGTTGGAATTGATGTGGCGACTAAAGTAGCTCCGATTCTGCAGGATGCATTTGGTGACCGCATGGAGCCTCCAAAAGCCTTCAGCAAATTGCTTGATGATGATCGAAAAGGCCGTAAGAACAATCGTGGCTTTTATCAATATCCAGCCAAAGGCAAAAAGAAACAGGTCGACGAATCCGTTTATCATGTACTTGGTGTGGAGCCAGGTAAAGAAGTTAGTTCAGCTGAAATAGCCGAACGAGGAATCTTGCTAATGGCCAATGAGGCTGCCCGCTGTCTGAATGAGGGTATCATTCGCAGTGCAAGAGATGGCGATGTTGGAGCTATTTTTGGTATTGGTTTCCCTCCCTTCCATGGTGGACCATTCCGTTACATGGATAAGCGTGGCGTAGCAACCATCGTTGACCGTTTGAAGCATTATCAGAACTTATATGGTGAGCGCTTCAAGCCGGCAGACGTACTGGTCAAGATGAAGGAAAATCAGGAATCTTTTTATTAA
- the fadI gene encoding acetyl-CoA C-acyltransferase FadI encodes MSETAAGKRARAKQDRVAIISGLRTPFAKQATHFRGINAIELGKMVVNELMVRSELDPKLIERVIFGQVVILPEAPNIAREIVLGTPMNVHTDAYSVSRACATSFQTVASLADSISLGDVSIGIAGGADSSSVVPIGVSRKLQLALVDLQKAKTVGQKLSIIKSLRFKDLLPVPPAIKEYSTGMTMGENAEQMARDRGITREEQDALAHRSHTLAALAWEEGKLDDEVMTAYAEPYTKEPLHRDNIVRFDSSLEGYAKLRPAFDRKYGTLTAANSTPLSDGASAVLMMRESQAKALGYEPLGYIKSYAFAAIEATHDMLMGPSYATPMALKKAKMQLKDLDLIDMHEAFAAQTISNIQAFGSTEFAKEKLGQRTKIGDIDMDKFNVLGGSLAYGHPFAATGTRMITQTLRELKRRGGGVGLTTACAAGGLGAAMILEVE; translated from the coding sequence ATGAGTGAAACAGCAGCAGGAAAACGGGCGCGGGCAAAGCAGGACCGCGTAGCTATTATTTCTGGCTTGAGAACCCCGTTTGCTAAACAGGCGACCCATTTCCGAGGCATCAATGCTATTGAACTGGGTAAAATGGTGGTTAATGAGCTGATGGTTCGCAGCGAGCTTGACCCTAAATTGATAGAACGCGTTATTTTTGGACAGGTAGTCATTCTGCCCGAGGCGCCCAATATTGCGCGTGAGATCGTACTGGGGACACCTATGAATGTGCACACTGATGCCTATTCAGTTTCGCGAGCCTGTGCTACCAGTTTTCAGACCGTTGCCAGCCTTGCCGACTCAATCAGCTTAGGCGATGTTTCGATCGGTATCGCCGGTGGCGCCGACTCATCATCAGTTGTTCCAATTGGCGTAAGCCGCAAATTACAGCTGGCGTTGGTCGATTTGCAAAAAGCCAAAACCGTGGGGCAAAAACTGTCCATCATCAAAAGCTTACGATTTAAAGACTTACTGCCAGTTCCGCCGGCCATTAAAGAATACTCTACCGGTATGACGATGGGCGAGAATGCAGAGCAAATGGCACGGGACCGAGGCATTACCCGCGAAGAACAGGATGCATTGGCGCATCGTTCGCATACCCTTGCCGCACTGGCCTGGGAAGAGGGCAAACTGGATGATGAAGTGATGACTGCTTACGCTGAGCCTTACACAAAAGAGCCGCTGCATCGCGATAACATTGTACGGTTTGATTCTAGCCTTGAGGGCTATGCCAAGTTACGCCCTGCCTTTGATCGAAAATATGGCACATTAACTGCAGCGAATTCCACGCCATTGAGTGATGGTGCTTCAGCAGTATTAATGATGAGAGAATCGCAAGCCAAAGCACTAGGCTATGAGCCGCTGGGCTATATCAAAAGTTATGCATTCGCAGCGATTGAGGCGACCCATGACATGCTGATGGGGCCCTCCTATGCAACTCCAATGGCACTGAAAAAAGCCAAAATGCAACTTAAGGATTTAGACTTAATTGACATGCATGAAGCCTTTGCCGCGCAGACTATTTCAAACATTCAGGCTTTTGGCTCCACTGAATTCGCAAAAGAAAAGCTCGGTCAGCGCACCAAGATTGGTGATATTGATATGGATAAGTTCAATGTGCTGGGCGGCTCGCTGGCTTATGGCCATCCGTTTGCCGCAACAGGTACACGTATGATTACGCAAACATTGAGAGAACTGAAACGCCGTGGCGGAGGGGTTGGTTTGACGACTGCTTGTGCCGCTGGTGGTCTTGGTGCAGCAATGATCCTGGAGGTTGAATAA
- a CDS encoding AAA family ATPase, with product MSIKQQFIELEQFLKSRIIGQHDLVHKMLIALLADGHLLVEGAPGLAKTRAIKELSTAVEGNFHRIQFTPDLLPADLTGTEIYRPQDGSFHFQKGPLFHNMILADEINRAPAKVQSALLEAMAERQITVGSHSFPLPQLFLVMATQNPIEQEGTYPLPEAQLDRFLMQVIVDYPEAEAEAEILALNRQEALTGESTPANPLSQQDLFDARKEVLSTYMAPEIEQYLVQLIISTRQPEKLGGSISSYIEYGASPRATIALDRCARANAWLNNRDYVTPGDVQTVLFDILRHRIILSYQAEAEGVTADAIIDELIKQVPTP from the coding sequence ATGAGTATCAAACAACAATTTATTGAATTAGAACAATTCCTTAAGTCACGAATAATTGGTCAGCATGATTTAGTACACAAAATGCTAATTGCCCTGCTGGCAGATGGTCATTTGCTAGTCGAAGGAGCGCCAGGTCTTGCAAAAACTCGCGCCATCAAAGAACTGTCTACTGCCGTTGAAGGTAATTTTCACCGTATCCAGTTTACCCCGGACTTACTACCGGCGGATCTAACGGGAACTGAAATCTATCGACCGCAAGATGGCAGCTTCCACTTTCAGAAAGGCCCACTATTCCATAATATGATTCTGGCGGATGAGATTAACCGTGCTCCTGCAAAGGTCCAGTCAGCTTTATTAGAAGCCATGGCAGAGCGACAAATTACCGTGGGCAGTCATAGTTTTCCATTGCCTCAGCTATTCCTGGTAATGGCGACTCAAAACCCGATTGAACAGGAAGGAACCTATCCTCTTCCAGAAGCACAGCTGGATCGTTTCCTGATGCAGGTCATCGTTGACTACCCTGAAGCTGAAGCAGAAGCAGAGATTCTGGCACTGAATCGTCAGGAAGCATTAACTGGTGAGTCAACTCCAGCAAATCCATTAAGCCAGCAGGATTTGTTCGATGCTCGCAAAGAAGTGCTCTCAACTTATATGGCACCTGAAATTGAGCAATATCTTGTACAGTTGATAATCAGTACCCGTCAGCCAGAAAAACTTGGTGGTTCGATATCCAGTTATATAGAGTATGGCGCAAGCCCTCGTGCCACCATAGCTTTGGATCGTTGTGCTCGCGCGAACGCGTGGCTGAACAATCGTGATTACGTTACGCCTGGGGATGTGCAAACGGTATTATTTGACATCTTGCGTCACCGCATCATCCTAAGCTACCAGGCGGAAGCTGAAGGCGTTACTGCGGATGCCATTATTGATGAGTTAATCAAGCAAGTTCCAACACCATAA
- a CDS encoding DUF58 domain-containing protein gives MTQKTITSQHAGSNSIELSLEQLIACQYWARDSIPLPNKKSKAHLVGGHLSPYKGRGMEFSEVRQYQPGDDIRTIDWKVTARTGEVHTKIFQEERERPVFLLLDLQDSMFFGSTKRFKSTLACLQAARVFWTAHNSGNRVGALLSTATEHVELKPSNRRQNGLRLLQHMLELHNNRLNSVYREQEAFTINSNSLRDALSRLRHLVKGGSLIYIFSDFSNLSDACKQDLIHLAQHNDIHAVMMTDPLEQSIPVAGEFMITDGDKTIALNSARPGFKNRYQEMFHEKLVKTQQLFQEAQCSFVEYSTAQELSDFAINPYRNRSTSVKKTLSR, from the coding sequence ATGACACAAAAAACCATTACCTCACAGCACGCAGGCTCAAACTCTATCGAGTTAAGTCTAGAGCAGCTAATTGCCTGTCAATATTGGGCGCGTGACAGCATTCCATTGCCCAACAAAAAATCAAAAGCACATCTGGTTGGCGGACATCTGTCGCCCTACAAAGGACGTGGCATGGAGTTTTCAGAGGTAAGGCAATATCAGCCCGGTGATGATATTCGAACAATTGACTGGAAAGTGACAGCTCGTACTGGTGAAGTTCATACCAAAATTTTTCAGGAAGAAAGAGAAAGACCTGTCTTCTTATTGCTGGATTTGCAGGACTCCATGTTTTTTGGTTCAACCAAGCGATTTAAATCCACTCTCGCCTGTTTGCAAGCTGCCAGAGTTTTCTGGACGGCTCATAACTCGGGTAACCGAGTTGGCGCTCTGTTGAGCACTGCAACCGAACACGTAGAGTTAAAACCATCAAATCGTCGGCAAAATGGCTTACGTCTTTTACAGCACATGCTGGAACTGCATAACAATCGATTAAACTCTGTCTACAGAGAGCAGGAAGCTTTTACCATCAATAGTAATTCACTCCGTGATGCTTTATCCCGTTTACGTCATTTAGTAAAAGGCGGAAGCTTGATCTATATATTCAGTGACTTCAGCAATTTATCTGATGCCTGTAAGCAGGACTTGATACACCTCGCTCAACATAACGATATTCATGCGGTCATGATGACAGATCCACTTGAACAGTCGATTCCAGTAGCTGGCGAGTTTATGATTACAGATGGTGATAAAACAATTGCTTTGAATTCAGCAAGGCCCGGTTTTAAAAATCGGTATCAGGAGATGTTCCATGAAAAGCTGGTTAAAACCCAGCAGTTATTCCAGGAGGCACAGTGTAGTTTTGTTGAATACAGCACCGCACAGGAACTGAGCGATTTTGCTATCAATCCTTATCGCAACCGTTCAACCTCAGTGAAGAAAACACTGTCGAGATAG
- a CDS encoding DUF4381 domain-containing protein, whose translation MANPQQAQLLEQLRDIHLPEGVSWWPLAIGWWIVIAIILTVIVLLIAKAIVSKRRQRFARYALIELDQVKRNTDNDWLMQTHHIMRRASLCYFPKSQVAVMDNRHWVTLLYQTGSDIWSQQSLKLLEEGIYRNPDTIDSSHQHQFLHEASLWLAQLPDIKQLPALEPSATNPAQGGPEDV comes from the coding sequence ATGGCGAATCCACAACAAGCTCAATTACTCGAACAGTTACGGGATATTCATCTTCCAGAAGGTGTTAGCTGGTGGCCACTGGCAATTGGCTGGTGGATCGTCATTGCAATTATCCTTACTGTTATTGTGCTGCTAATCGCAAAAGCAATTGTCAGCAAAAGACGTCAACGCTTTGCGCGCTATGCCTTAATAGAGCTCGATCAAGTAAAGCGCAATACCGATAACGACTGGCTGATGCAAACGCATCACATTATGCGTCGCGCCAGTCTATGTTATTTCCCCAAATCGCAGGTCGCGGTTATGGATAACCGGCACTGGGTTACTTTGCTATACCAGACCGGTAGTGACATCTGGAGCCAACAGAGTTTGAAGTTACTCGAAGAAGGAATCTACCGTAACCCTGATACCATTGACTCGTCTCACCAGCATCAATTTCTACACGAAGCCAGTTTATGGCTAGCACAACTGCCGGACATTAAACAGCTACCAGCACTTGAACCTTCTGCAACAAATCCAGCTCAAGGAGGTCCAGAAGATGTTTGA
- a CDS encoding vWA domain-containing protein — MFEFVWPWVWLLLPLPLIVWWLSERKRKQQALRAPLFLYWRSIQEQEGKSSKRFPWLTFLLWTLIIGALSRPQWVGEAMELPATGRDLMLSIDISGSMEMPDMVIDNKEVDRLVAVKALLTDFIARRKGDRIGLILFGEQAYLQTPLTFDLETVQIMLDETTIGLAGSSRTAIGDGIGLAVKRLRERDANNRVLILLTDGQNNTGVLNPLQAAELAEHAGITIYTIGVGADEMIVKNRFFGNRRINPSLELDEETLIAVAEKTGGRYFRARDTQEMEQIYKIIDELEPVEDDYQSYRPIKALFYIPLALALLVSLLSIIIRTMVSWRVNRTAVVRQAPAKPEETHV, encoded by the coding sequence ATGTTTGAATTTGTCTGGCCCTGGGTCTGGCTGCTACTACCCTTACCTTTAATTGTCTGGTGGCTGAGTGAACGCAAGCGTAAACAGCAAGCATTAAGAGCACCACTCTTTTTGTATTGGCGCAGTATTCAAGAACAGGAAGGAAAATCAAGTAAGCGATTCCCTTGGCTTACCTTTCTGCTCTGGACCTTAATAATCGGAGCGCTGTCACGTCCCCAGTGGGTTGGCGAAGCTATGGAATTACCAGCGACAGGACGCGACTTGATGCTCAGCATTGACATCTCTGGCTCAATGGAAATGCCAGATATGGTGATAGACAATAAAGAAGTTGATCGGCTGGTTGCCGTTAAAGCATTATTGACGGACTTTATTGCTCGTCGCAAAGGTGACCGAATTGGCCTGATCCTTTTCGGTGAGCAGGCCTATCTGCAAACACCACTGACATTTGATCTGGAAACAGTACAGATCATGCTGGATGAAACCACCATCGGTCTTGCCGGTTCTTCTCGAACCGCAATAGGCGATGGGATAGGCCTTGCAGTAAAGCGGCTTCGTGAACGTGATGCTAATAATCGTGTTCTTATCTTATTAACCGATGGGCAAAACAACACGGGCGTATTGAACCCTCTCCAGGCAGCAGAGCTTGCTGAACACGCCGGAATTACTATCTATACCATTGGTGTCGGTGCTGACGAAATGATCGTTAAAAATCGATTCTTCGGTAATAGACGCATCAACCCATCACTGGAACTTGATGAAGAAACCTTAATAGCCGTAGCGGAGAAAACCGGTGGCCGTTATTTCCGAGCGCGTGACACTCAAGAGATGGAACAGATTTATAAAATTATTGATGAGCTTGAGCCTGTGGAAGATGACTATCAAAGCTATCGCCCGATTAAGGCACTATTTTATATTCCACTGGCGCTAGCATTATTGGTTTCATTGTTATCCATAATCATCCGTACCATGGTGAGTTGGCGCGTCAATAGAACAGCTGTAGTTCGCCAAGCACCAGCAAAACCGGAGGAAACTCATGTTTGA